From a region of the Nitrospirota bacterium genome:
- a CDS encoding riboflavin synthase — MFTGIVEEMGVVKMFEPTLAGTRLSILAETIMDDLPIGASVSVNGACLTVVAKGDREFTVDVSPETLAVTSLGKLAVGVPVNLERAMKLNERIGGHLVAGHVDGVGWIREKRQDGNALVVTIEAPPEILRYCVPKGSVTIDGISMTLNSVAVHTFSIAVIPHTAKVTTLGLKKVGDPVNLESDLIGKFVERLLQERGLAPQKPAPTIDRDYLQKRGLI; from the coding sequence ATGTTTACCGGCATCGTCGAAGAAATGGGTGTCGTGAAGATGTTCGAGCCGACGCTGGCCGGGACCAGACTGAGCATTCTCGCTGAAACCATCATGGACGACTTGCCGATAGGGGCGAGCGTGAGCGTGAACGGCGCCTGCTTGACCGTGGTCGCGAAAGGGGACCGCGAGTTCACCGTGGACGTCTCGCCGGAAACCCTGGCGGTCACATCCCTGGGTAAACTGGCGGTCGGGGTCCCGGTGAATCTCGAGCGGGCGATGAAGCTGAACGAACGGATCGGCGGCCATCTGGTGGCGGGTCATGTGGACGGGGTCGGCTGGATCAGGGAGAAACGTCAGGACGGCAACGCCCTCGTCGTGACGATCGAGGCCCCGCCGGAGATCCTGCGTTACTGCGTGCCGAAGGGCTCGGTCACCATCGACGGCATCAGCATGACGCTCAACTCCGTCGCCGTCCACACCTTCAGCATTGCCGTCATCCCGCACACGGCGAAAGTCACGACGCTGGGCCTCAAAAAAGTCGGAGATCCGGTCAATCTCGAATCCGACCTGATCGGCAAATTCGTCGAGCGGCTGCTGCAAGAGCGGGGACTCGCGCCCCAGAAACCGGCCCCGACCATCGACCGGGACTATCTCCAGAAACGCGGGCTGATTTAA